The Natrarchaeobius halalkaliphilus DNA segment ACACTACGGCGAGGAGATCAGCGTCGTCCTGGTCGGTCATCTCGTCGAGAGCGATCTCTCGGATACGCTCTCGCGGATCGAAGCCGACGTCGACGCGGTCCTCCTCGACCTCTCGCTCGCCGCACCCGACGGAACGGATGCGATCTCGAGTGCGAGAGCCCGTCTCGCGATCGACTCCGGACGATCCGACGAGGCGCTCGAGGCGATCCGGGCGATCGGCTCCGAGAAGGAACTGACGGTCGTCGAACCGCTGCTCGGAGGTGAGGCCTGATGCGACTCGCGATCCTCGGTGCCGGCGACGTCGGTCGGTCGGTGGCCGATCTCGCCTCCGAGTACGGCCACGAAGTCGTCGCCATCGCGGACTCGAGCGATGCCGCAGTCGATCCGTCCGGAATCGACGTCGAACGTACGCTCGAGCGGAAGGTCGGGAACGAACCCGTCGGAACCGCAGCCCCCGAAGACGTCTTCGAGACGGAGTACGACGTCCTCATCGAGGCGACCCCAACGACGCTCGACGACGCCGAACCCGGCTTTACGCACACCAAGCGCGCGCTCGAAGCCGATCGCCACGTCGTCCTGGCGAACAAAGGCCCCGTCGCGGAACGCTACGGCGAACTTCGCGCGCTCGAGGCCGAAAGCGCGGGTTCGATCCGGTTCGAGGCGACCGTCGGCGGCGCGATTCCGGTACTGTCGACCATCGAGGACAGCACTCCGCAGGCGGTCACGACAGTTCGCGGCGTGTTGAACGGCACGGCGAACTTCATACTCACCCGGATGGCCGCCGAAGGTCTCGACTACGAACACGTCCTCGCGGAAGCACAGGATCTGGGCGTTGCGGAGGCCGATCCGACCTTCGACGTCGACGGCACCGACGCCGCGCTCAAGTTCGTCATCCTCGCCAACGTCCTCTCGGACGGCGGCTTCTCGCTTTCGGATGCCACGGTCGAGGGGATCCAGAACATTCCAGGGAGCGCACTCGACCTCGCCGCCGAAGACGGTCGAACGATTCGACTCATCGGTGAGGCGACGCGCGAGAGCGTCCGCGTCGGGCCGCGACTCGTCCCGGAGAACGGAGCGCTCGCGGTGACGGGCACCCGAAACATCGTCCAGATCGAAACCCGACACGCCGGCTCGCTCGCCTCGAGCGGCCGGGGTGCTGGCGGCCCCGAAACCGCGACCGCAGTGCTGTCGGACGTCGGTCGATTGCCAACCCGATAACGCACTGCTCGAACCGAACGATCCGTTCTCGAGTCGCCGTCGGACGTCCGTCGAAACCGTGCGCACGAGACACAAACCGCAAGCAGGCGCCGGGTTCGACTGAATACGCTTTCGAAATGGTTTTAACCGCAACGAGCCAAAGAGACCGATATAAGCGCCTCTGCGCGTGAGCTACAACAATGAGCGAACAACACCAGAACCTGGCCATCATCGGCCACGTCGACCACGGGAAGAGTACGCTCGTGGGACGCCTCCTTTACGAGACGGGGAGCGTACCAGAGCACGTCATCGAACAGCACCGCGAAGAAGCCGAGGAGAAAGGCAAAGGCGGATTCGAGTTCGCATACGTCATGGACAACCTCGCTGAGGAGCGAGAGCGTGGTGTCACCATCGACATCGCCCACCAGGAGTTCTCGACCGACGAGTACGACTTCACCATCGTCGACTGTCCTGGCCACCGCGACTTCGTCAAGAACATGATCACTGGCGCGAGCCAGGCCGACAACGCCGTTCTCGTCGTCGCCGCCGACGACGGTGTTGCGCCCCAGACCCAGGAGCACGTCTTCCTGGCACGCACCCTGGGTATCGACGAACTCATCATCGGCATCAACAAGATGGACATCGTCGACTACAAGGAAGACACCTACGAGGACGTCGTCGACGAGGTTACCCAGCTGCTACAGCAGGTCCAGTTCAACACGGACGACGCCGAGTTCATTCCGATCTCGGCGTTCGAAGGCGACAACATCGCTGATACCTCTGACAACACCTCCTGGTACGACGGCAACATCCTGCTCGACGCGCTCAACGCGCTCCCAGAGCCCGAGCCACCAACGGATGCACCGCTGCGACTCCCGATCCAGGACGTCTACACGATTTCGGGTATCGGTACCGTCCCCGTCGGACGTATCGAGACCGGTGTCATGAACGTCGGTGACAACGTCTCCTTCCAGCCCAGCGACGTGGGTGGCGAAGTCAAGACGATCGAAATGCACCACGAAGAGGTGCCAAAAGCCGAACCCGGCGACAACGTCGGATTCAACGTTCGCGGCCTCGGCAAGGACGACATCCGCCGCGGTGACGTCTGCGGTCCCGCAGACGAGCCACCGAGCGTCGCGGAGACGTTCCAGGCACAGGTCGTCGTCATGCAACACCCATCGGTCATCACGGCCGGCTACACGCCGGTCTTCCACGCACACACGGCGCAGGTCGCGTGTACGATCGAGTCCATCGACAAGAAGATGGACCCGTCCAGTGGTGAGGTCGCAGAGGAGAACCCCGACTTCATCCAGTCGGGCGACGCTGCCGTGGTCACGATCCGACCACAAAAGCCTCTCAGTATCGAGCCATCCAGCGAAATTCCAGAACTCGGGAGCTTCGCCATCCGCGACATGGGTCAGACCATCGCGGCCGGAAAGGTCCTCAGCGTCAACGAGAAATAAATGCAGCAGGCACGCGTTCGACTCGCGGGCACGAGTCCAGACGACTTAGACGACATCTGCGACGATGTCCGCGAGATCGCGAACAACACCGGCGTCAACCTGAGCGGTCCGATCCCGCTGCCGACGAAGACTCTCGAGGTGCCGACCCGGAAGTCGCCTGACGGCGAAGGCACCGCGACGTGGGAGCACTGGGAGATGCGCGTCCACAAGCGCCTGATCGATCTGGACGCCGACGAACGCGCTCTCCGACAGCTCATGCGCATTCAGGTTCCAAACGACGTCTCCATCGAGATCGTTCTCGAGGACAACTAGACCCACCGCTTTCCGACGAGTTTTGACGCGTATTTGCCGGTCGACAGCGTCGGCTCCGAGACGTCGGGTCGTTCAGGGCAACAGATACGCCGATGGAGACCGATCGCACCATTTCTGCGTACTCGGATAGCCGGTGGCGATCCATCGCTCCGATATCACGCAGTGAGCCGACAGCGCAGACTTTTTGCGATCGATAACTCAGTATCCGGTATGGCGAACCGATCGCGGACGCAACCCACCCAGAGCGTCGGATCGGAGCCGCGAGCGAGTGGCGACTCCGGGTCAACCGGTCCGATCATCGAACTGCTCGTCGTCTTCGCCGTCGTCTTCGCCCTCCAGTCGATCACGGCCGTCGTAGGCGTGATGACCGGGCTGTTCGTTCTCAGCCCTCCGCTTTCGGACAGCCCGTGGACCATCGTTACGAGCGTCTACGCCCACGGCAGTCTCTGGCATCTCCTGTCGAACAGCCTCGCACTGGTCGTCTTCGGATGGCCCGTCGCTCGAGCGACGACCAGACTCCGATTTCACACGTTCTTTCTGATGACCGGCGCGCTGGCAGGAGTCGCCCAGGTCGGCCTGACGGGATTCGCCGCGACGCTGTCGCTCGTTCCCGCGACACCGACGGCGGGCGTCCTCGGGGCCAGCGGTGCCGTCTTCGCGCTACTCGGATACCTGGTCGCCTCGAACCGGCTCTCGGATGGGTTGGCGTCGTTCGTCGACATCCCGCGCTGGCTGACCATCCTCGTCTTTGCCGTCCTCGCCGGGATCCTCACGCTGGCGACCGCCGCACCCGGCGTCGCGTTGATCGCTCACTTCACCGGGTTCCTGGTCGGAGCCGTCGCCGGCCGCGCTCGAGTGCTCCACGTTCGCTCGCCCGCACGCTGACGCGCGGGTGACTCGAGCGCTATACCTCTGTGGGTGTGTTTCACGGCCGTCCTCGAAACACAAGCTACAAATAGAAACCGAAGGTAAGAACGGATGCGGGCTCGTAGATCAGCGGTAGATCGCTTCCTTCGCAAGGAAGAGGCCCTGGGTTCAAATCCCAGCGAGTCCATATCGGTTTTGTGATAGTTCGAACTATCCAGCGAGTTGCATCGTCACCGGTCAGCAAGACAATTTACTGACTGCGACTGTTCGAAATATTCTGCCCACTTTTGTGAGTGATTACCCTCGCGGTGATCGCCTCGCCGCATTCATGCGATTAGATCGAAGGAGACCGGCCACCACGAGGTTGTTGGCATGATGCGCTTCGGATGCGATATGTCTGACAAGACCAAGTGCCGAATGTGTGGGTCGCACGTTACCCCGCAGTTCCGCAGAACGCACGGCGACGAAAATCAGGTTGCCCATCGCTGTATCGAGTGCGACACTGACGAGAGGCTCGGAGAAGGGGGTGCTGCTGGCCAAGAGCTCGAAAAGGCCGATCCGATCGACGAACCCGAGCGGTTCAACTGCGGTTTTGATGTTCCGGCTCCCGTCCAGGAGGTCGTCGCGACTGACAGGGGTGAGTCGAATGGGGAGTGACGGCGGCAACTGTACGAGCGGTACCGAGTCCAACGGAGGAAATTCGTGATGTCTGGAGACGGTACCGAGTCCAACGGAGGGGATTCGCGATGAGCCGCCTCGTCGGATCCATCGAGTGTGACCGGAGTCCACACCGAGCACCGAGTGAGAACGCGAGTCGCTGT contains these protein-coding regions:
- a CDS encoding DUF7563 family protein, with the translated sequence MSDKTKCRMCGSHVTPQFRRTHGDENQVAHRCIECDTDERLGEGGAAGQELEKADPIDEPERFNCGFDVPAPVQEVVATDRGESNGE
- a CDS encoding homoserine dehydrogenase translates to MRLAILGAGDVGRSVADLASEYGHEVVAIADSSDAAVDPSGIDVERTLERKVGNEPVGTAAPEDVFETEYDVLIEATPTTLDDAEPGFTHTKRALEADRHVVLANKGPVAERYGELRALEAESAGSIRFEATVGGAIPVLSTIEDSTPQAVTTVRGVLNGTANFILTRMAAEGLDYEHVLAEAQDLGVAEADPTFDVDGTDAALKFVILANVLSDGGFSLSDATVEGIQNIPGSALDLAAEDGRTIRLIGEATRESVRVGPRLVPENGALAVTGTRNIVQIETRHAGSLASSGRGAGGPETATAVLSDVGRLPTR
- the tuf gene encoding translation elongation factor EF-1 subunit alpha, which produces MSEQHQNLAIIGHVDHGKSTLVGRLLYETGSVPEHVIEQHREEAEEKGKGGFEFAYVMDNLAEERERGVTIDIAHQEFSTDEYDFTIVDCPGHRDFVKNMITGASQADNAVLVVAADDGVAPQTQEHVFLARTLGIDELIIGINKMDIVDYKEDTYEDVVDEVTQLLQQVQFNTDDAEFIPISAFEGDNIADTSDNTSWYDGNILLDALNALPEPEPPTDAPLRLPIQDVYTISGIGTVPVGRIETGVMNVGDNVSFQPSDVGGEVKTIEMHHEEVPKAEPGDNVGFNVRGLGKDDIRRGDVCGPADEPPSVAETFQAQVVVMQHPSVITAGYTPVFHAHTAQVACTIESIDKKMDPSSGEVAEENPDFIQSGDAAVVTIRPQKPLSIEPSSEIPELGSFAIRDMGQTIAAGKVLSVNEK
- a CDS encoding rhomboid family intramembrane serine protease codes for the protein MANRSRTQPTQSVGSEPRASGDSGSTGPIIELLVVFAVVFALQSITAVVGVMTGLFVLSPPLSDSPWTIVTSVYAHGSLWHLLSNSLALVVFGWPVARATTRLRFHTFFLMTGALAGVAQVGLTGFAATLSLVPATPTAGVLGASGAVFALLGYLVASNRLSDGLASFVDIPRWLTILVFAVLAGILTLATAAPGVALIAHFTGFLVGAVAGRARVLHVRSPAR
- the rpsJ gene encoding 30S ribosomal protein S10, with protein sequence MQQARVRLAGTSPDDLDDICDDVREIANNTGVNLSGPIPLPTKTLEVPTRKSPDGEGTATWEHWEMRVHKRLIDLDADERALRQLMRIQVPNDVSIEIVLEDN